A window of Chromohalobacter canadensis genomic DNA:
GGGTGCCGTGGCCTCGCGCCAGTCATGCAGCGCATGCCCCATATCGAGACGTTGCTGCAGGATGCGAGTCTCGAGATATTCGAGTTCCGCAGCGCGTTCACGACGATTCACGAGAGCCCCCCAGCGCTTGGCGATCTTGTTCCAAATGACTCAAGGTGGACTGCATCAGGCGCCGGCGTTTGGCGATCCGCTTGGCACCGTACGCAAGGCATGCGGTGATGATGAACAGCACGATCGCACACACACCAATTGCTAGCAGACGATGATCTTCCCAATACAAGACCACTAGCAATAACAGCAGCATGCCAATGGCGAATGAGAAGGTGATCAGCGCTGCGCCAGCCAACAATAGCAGGCTGAGCATGCGATCACGTTCGGCTTCCAGCTCGAGCACGGCGAGACGCAAACGCGTCTCGCCTGTGGCGATCATGTTGGAAAGCAGACGTCGCGCCGAGGTGATGACGCGCTCCGCCGGTCCCTGGCGATCCGCCATTAGCGACGCCCGATGAGCAAGCCAATGACGACCCCGACACCAGCGCCGATGCCGATGCTGGTCCAGGGATTGTCACGTACGTAACGATCGCAGCAATCCATCTGGTCGCGTGCGCTTTCGTAAAATTTTTCACCGCGCGCCTCAAGCTTGGCGCGAGTTTCGCTGAGATGCTTCTGAGCACGCTCGCGTGCCTCGGTGATGTGTCCGCGAGAATCGTCAGCTGTCGCCTTGACCAGTTCTTCAACGGTCTGTGACAGGTGGCGCAGGTCATCCTTGAGCTGCTCGGTGGAAGCTTCGCTTTCGCGGTGGCCGCCGGTAGGCTGCATGGTCATGGTGTCTTCCTCTGACAGGTTAATGGCGTACTCAGCATAGCAGGCAAAGCCGTTGTATCAACAGCCCTTATGGTCTGCATCGTTACTCCAGGCCTGGAATACCGGCCAGGAAGGTGTTGATGCTGAAACCGAGCCCTAGGCGTCGGTTGATGTGATCGTAATCGATCAGGCTTTCACCATAGCCGTGATAATACTGCACGTAACCGCGAACCTTGCCGAATAGCGGGAACGAGTAGTCCAACTGGGCGCCATAATGACTCTGGTCGGGGTTGCCACGCATCAATAACGATATCTCCTGATCGCCGAAAGCGCGCACCATGGTGATGTCACCATAGCCGATGTAGTCTTGAAGGTCGGGGTTGTCGTCGTCTTCCTCGTCCTCGGGGACTCGCCAATGAGGCGCAACGCTGACCGCCCACTCGCCGCGTTGGAATACCATATCGGCATAGACACGATTCCAGCTACGCGACAGCGGGTCGGAGCGGCCATTCGACTGGTGCGCAAAGCCGATGCGATTGATGGTGTTGGTCCAGCCTAGGGCACTCATGTCGTTATCGAAGCTTATGAACATTTCGGGTTCGTAATTGGTCTCGCGAAAGGGTGCCGAGGCCTCGGAATTGTAAGCCTGCCACCAACTGCGCTGGGTGTAAGCGAAGTATAGATCGCCGTTATCATCGAACAGGTCTTCGACCAGGTTGACCTTGAAGCTCAACTGGTACTTGACCTCGGCGCTATCGGCGCTGGCCGCATCGCTGACCTGGCGGAAGCGATCTTGATCCGGATTGGCGTTGTAGGCCCACGGCAGCAGGTAGTTGCGCCGATACGTGGTCACGGCCAAAGGGTTACGCGACGACTCTCGTTCCAGTTCGCGACGTTTGACGGCGCGGGTTTCTAAGTTCTGCGCCTCGCGTTCTGCGGGCGTGGCGTCGTCGGCCAATGTTTCGCGTAGCTCGTGAAGCTCCGCTTCCAGTGACTGGACGCGCGCCTCAATGGCCTCCCGTTCACTATCGCTCAGGTTGGTGGCGGCCTGCGCAGGGGCGGACAGCACGAGCGTGAGCAACACGAGGATCGGCAAGCAGGGGCGTGGTGACTCCATGTCATTTAGTACCTTGTCGATGGCTAGCACTGGGCATCATGAATGTTTCTATCACGCTGGTGGTAGAACGCAAATATCCGCACGAGATTGCCATGTGCGTGTCACGCACCGACAATCGGCGCAACGTATGGGACGAGGACAGAGCATGTCGTGTCGACGCTGGCATCATTTCTTCGCTTGGCAATGCTGGCCTGGGCGGCATGGGCGTGCACATGCCAAGTGGCGTGTCACCCATTGTATCGCATGTGTGGCGCTTTGCCTGCTGTGGGCGGTCGGCGACGCCTCGGCGCAGTCGGCATTACCTGAACACGATGCGCTGACGGCGCGCCTGGACCGGCTTCAATCCGTCGAGCAACCCGATAGCGACCAGCGCACGGCAATAGACGATACTCGTGCGACGCTGGAGGCGCTGAAAGCGCTCGACTCGGTCGACGGTAAACTCGACGCGCTGGATCAGCGTGCGCAGAACGCGCCTCAGGAATCGCAATCCTTGACGCAACAGCTGCAGCGTCTGGAAGAGTCTTCGGCGTCACCGAGTGAGAACGAACTCGGCGATTTGTCGCTGGACGAGTTGCGCGAGCGCACCGGTGATGCCCTGGAGGAGCTCGAGACGCTGCAAAGCCGTCTGGCGGACGTCAATGCCCAGTTGATCAGTGCCCAGACCCTTCCCGAACGCGCCCAGACGGCGATCGCCGAAGCTCGAGCACGTGCCGATACGCGTCAGTCGCAACTGGCCGAGCTGGACGACGTCGAGGAGTCAAACGAGGCGGAACTTGCCAAGCGCGACCGCTATCGGGTCGAACAGGCATTGGCCGAGCGCCGTGCGCAGTGGCATCAGAGCGAGCTTTCTCACAACACCCGCCTGCGCGAGTTGGCGATGCAGCAGCGCGACGTGCTGGAAAAGCGCATCGCGCTCCAGGAAAGCCAATTGTCGGCGTTGCAATCCGCGCTGGACCGAGAGCGGCGTACGCAGTCGGAGAAAACCATCGCCGATGTCGGCCGCGAAGATGCCGAGACCATTGCGGGGCATCCCGTGTTGACCCAGGTGCAGCAGGTCAATCGCGACCTGAGCAGTGAATTGCTGGAGGTGACCGACCGCGCCAATGACTTGGTTCGCGAGGGTATCGAAACGCGTACCCAGCTTGACCGTGTGCGCCAGGTCCAGCGCACGCTCAACGAACAGATCGACGCGATTCGTGGCAGTTTGCTGCTATCGCGGATCCTTCGCGAGCAGCGAGAGTCGTTGCCCGAGGTGGACGCATTGGGCGGGTTGCAGGACGACATCGCCGACCTGCGCCTGCGTCAGTTCGATCTGTCGCAGCAACGCAACGCCTTGCGACGTCCTCAGCAATTGGCTGACGAGAGCCTCGCCGAGGCCGATATCGACGACGCCCCGGGGCTGCGAGAGGCGTTGGTCAAGCTGTTCGAGTCGCGCCGGGAGTTGCTTGATCAGCTCGACGAGGAATACGGCAACCTGCTGACGATTGCCATCAACCAGCAGCTCAATCAGCAGCAGTTACTGAAGATCAGCGACGAGCTGCGCGCGACCATCGAAGAGCAGCTGTTCTGGGTGGCCAATGGGCGACCACTCGACTGGGCATGGCTGCGGCAGTTTCCACGCACGCTGTGGCAAGGCATGACCCAGGGCGACTGGCGTTCGACGTTGGTGTCCGCTTGGCAACGCCCTGATGGCGAGGCGTTCGTCATGGTGCCGCTGTTGCTGCTTTCCGGCGGCTTGTTGCTATGGCGGCGTCGTCTCAAGACGTCACTGCTTCGGCTGCACGAGGAAATCGGACGTCTCAAGCGCGACACCCAGATGCATACGCCCAGGGCGATCGCGCTCAATGCGTTGCTTGCCGCACATGGTCCCTTGTCGTTGGCGGCCTTGGGTGGGGCGCTCAATCTGGGCGGGCGTGGGTTCGCTGTGGTGCTGGGGGACGCGCTGCTGCAGCTGGCGCTGGCATGGGGCGTCATCGCCTGGTCGCGACGTTTGCTGGTCGCCGATGGCGTGGCCGCGCGCCACTTTCACTGGTCACCGCAGTACGTGCAGCGCTTGCGTCGGCTGTTGTTATGGCTGGGCATTGCGCTGATTCCGGTCATCTTGATCAGTAACGTGGCGCCCTATAGCGATGGGCGCCTGGCGGAGCGGCCGTTGTCGCTGCTGTTGCTGCTGCTGGGGCTGGTGACGATGACCGCAGTCTTGGTGCGTCTGATCCTCGCCCATGTGCCGTTTTTCGGTCTCAAGCTCTTCCGTCTGCTGCTGGGCTTGGCGCTATCGATCGTGCCTTTGATACTCGCGGGCCTTATTGTCATGGGGTTCGAATACACCGCGCTAAGCTTGGTCGGCCGCTTCATTACCTCTATCTATATTCTCGGACTGTGGATTCTCGTTGAAGCAGCGGTCGTCCGCGGGTTGGCGGTCGCGGCGCGGCGACTGGCCTATCGGCGCGCGGTGGCGCGTCGTCGTGCTCAGGCCAAGGAAGACACCGAAAGTGGCCTCGAGGTGGTCGAAGAGCCGCCGTTGGATATGGAGCAGGTCAACCAGCAGTCGCTGCGCCTGTCCAAGCTGATTCTGTTTCTGGGCTTCACCCTGCTGCTTTACGTGGTGTGGGCGGACTTGCTTGGCGTGTTGTCCTACCTGGACAACGTCACTGTGTGGCAGATCGAACGTGGCCAGGGCGAGGCGATGACCACCAGCCCGATCACGGTGGCCGATGTGCTCACGGCGCTGGTGCTGGTCGCGCTGACCTTAATGATGGCGCGCAACCTGCCCGGGCTTCTGGAGGTCATGGTGCTTTCGCGCCTGAGCCTCAAGCAGGGTAGTGCCTATGCCATCTCCTCGCTGCTTTCCTACACCATCGTGGGGACAGGGGTCGTGGTGTCGCTGGGCACGTTGGGGGTGTCGTGGGACAAGCTGCAATGGCTGGTCGCTGCGCTCGGCGTGGGGTTAGGCTTCGGGCTACAGGAGATCTTCGCCAACTTCATTTCGGGGTTGATCATCCTGTTCGAGCGCCCCGTGCGTATCGGCGATACCATCACCTTGGGGAATCTGCACGGTACGGTCAGTCGTATCCGCATTCGTGCCACCACGGTGACGGATTTCGACCGCAAGGAAATCATCATTCCCAACAAGACCTTCGTCACCGATCAGCTGATCAACTGGTCGCTTTCCGACAACATTACGCGGGTGGTGCTGACCTATGGCGTGTCGCATGGCTCCGACCTGGAGCAGGTCCACCGCCTGATGCGCCAGGCCGCCGAGGAAAACCCGCGTGTGCTGCGGGAACCCGAGCCGCAGATATTCTGCCTCGAATACGGTGCGACGGCGTTCAGCTTCGAACTGCGGATCTTCGTCAACGACCTGATGGATCGCCTTTATGCCAGCGATGAAATCAATCGGCGCCTCGATGGCCTGTTCCACGAACATGGCATCCGTATTGCGTTCAATCAAATGGATGTCTGGTTGCACGATGCTTCGGGGCGGCAGGCTTGGGTAAGTTCGCAGCCCCAGGCGGATGCCCCGTTGGGCGGTGAGGTGTCGACACCGAGGCCGGCGCGACGCGATGGTATCGAGGATGTCGATGTCGGTCGTAGCCCCGGTGGAGACGGTACGGCTAACAGCGATGAATGAGGGGAGGGGCAGCCGTCAGGTGCCCTTGACCGCATGCAGCAGGAACTCGCGGTTGCCGTCGCCGCCGCGCAGCGGGCTTTCCTGCCAGTGGTGAATCTCGAAGCCGGCGTCGGCGCAACTCTCGCGAATGCGAGCTTCCACCGCCGCGTAGAGAGCCGGGTCGCGCACGATGCCATGGGCGTCGACTTTGCGTGGGCCGACCTCGAATTGCGGCTTGACCAATGAGACCAGGTGCGCGCCGGGGGATAGCACGGCGGCAAGTTGGGGAAGGATCAAGGTCTGTGAGATGAAGGAAACGTCCATGACCGCCACGTGCAGCCCTTCCGGCGCCAGGGCGGCGAGCCGTTCTTGGGGAAGTGCGCGGGCGTTGACGCCTTCCAGGCAGATAACGCGTTCATCCTCGCGCAGCGACGCGTCGAGCTGGTCGCGCCCGACTTCGATACCCATAACGCATACGGCGCCGTAGCGCAGAGCACAATCCGTGAACCCTCCGGTGGATTGTCCTACGTCGAGTACCGTCATGCCTTCGAGGCGAAGTTCCAGCGTGTCGAGAACGGCCTCCAGCTTGAGACCGGCACGCGAGACGTAGCGCTCCTCCGGGTCTTCGGCGAGTTGGAAACGGCTGTCGTCGGCGACTTTTTCGCCAGGCTTGGTCAGCGTGCGCGGAGGGTCCGTCGAAACTAGCGTGACTCGCCCATGACGGATAAGACGCTGAGCCCGCGTGCGTGAGCGTGCCCAGCCCTGGGCGACGAGAAGTTGGTCGAGACGTTGCATGCCCACACCGCTGGAGGAGTTGATAAAAAGCGTCGATAAAGCGCTGCGCAGTATAGCGCGAGGACGCATGACGTTCATGCGTTCACGGCCCGCTGTCGCTGAGCCGCGTGTACTCGCGTTGCCAACGCTCGAGCAGCGAGTGGCGCTTGAGGGTGTCGAGTGTGGCCAGCAGGCTGGGGTCGATGGCAATCGGGTGAATGGCATCCCCGAGGGTCTGGCGTAAGTCACGGGCGGTGCCTTCGCCTTCGAGTGCGGTGTGTACCGCCCCGAGAGGCGTCTTGTCGCGTATCGCCTGCTGGCCTTGACGACTGAGAAGGTACGCGACGAAGCGCTTGGCGGCCTCCGGATGCGGCGCATGCTTGGGGATCAGCACCAGACGCTGCGTCACCAGGGCATAATCGCTGGGAATGACCATTTCCAGTTGCGGGTGATCGGCCACGAAGTCGCGTGCGTAGGAACCCAACAAGTTATAGCCGACGGCGTAGCGTCCGTCGGCCAGGCCATCGAGCATTTCGCCGGTGGTATCGGCCAGTGCTGCTTCCACGCCGCCCAAGGCGGCCACCAGTTCCCAGTAGCGCGGTGACATGTGCGCGTCTTCGGTGGCATAGGTATAGCCGGCGCCGCTGCGCCAGGGGTCATACGTCACTACGCGGCCTTTGAGACGCTGGCGTTCGTTGGTGAGCAAGCTCAACAAGGCTTCGTGGCTATCCGGTCGCGTGACGCCCTCGAGGGCGTCGCGTCGATAGACGATGACTACGGGTTCGAAGGTAAAGCCGAACAATTCGTGGCGCCAGCGGGACGCCTGAGGCCACGCGCGAGCCTCGGCGGTGTCGAGTGACTGAGCCTGGCCGCGGTTGGCGAGCTGATATTGCCACGGCATCGCCGACGACATGACGACATCGGCCGAGGTGGCGTCCGCGGACATGAAGCGGCGGTACAGTGCCAGTGTGGTCAGGTTGTGATAGACCAGTTCGATCTCGGGGTGACGCGCCTGGAAATCAGCCAGCAGTGGGGCCATCAAGTCACTGTCCAACGCGCCATGAATTTCCAGGGGCTGCGCGGGATCCTGAGTGGCAGGGTAACGCAGCACCTGCGGGTCGGCGAGGCTGGCCATCGAGGCCGTGACCCCGGCCCACGCGATCACGGCCAAGCCGCATAGACGACGCAAGGTGGTCATGATGTGGCCTCCTCGGTGAAATGCAGGCGCACGCATAAACCCGGTGGCTCGGCATTCGGGCGTGCCGGCACCAGGCTGAGCCGTGCTCCATGCGTGCGGGCGATGCCGTCGACGATGGCTAACCCCAGCCCCGAGCCTTGCCCGCCTTCGATACCGCGATGGAATGGACGGAGTACCAGTAGGCGCTGGCTTTCGGGGATGCCGGGGCCGTCATCTTCGACTTCGAGGCGCGTGGGGGCCTCGCCGACGCGCACCGTGATGCGGGACGCGCCGTAACGCCTGGCGTTATCGATCAAGTTGGCCAGGGCTTCGGCGAGCTGCCATTCCACTGCATGCTGCATCACCGGATGCGACGGCACTTCCGCGCCCAGGTCGATGCCGTCACGGTGGCAGTTCGTCCAGGCGTCGCGTACCGCTTGGCGGGCGGTATCGCAGAGGTCGATGGCGACCGCTTCGGGCGTCGCTTCGGGGTTGTTGAGGCGTGTCAGCGAGAGTAACTGCGACGCCAGACGCGCGGTCTTGTCGGCGCTGCCGCGCATGACCTCCAGGGCGTCGCGCCAGGCGTGTGGATCGTCCTGACGCAGGGCCAGCTCGGCACGTGCCGAAAGCCCGGCCAGCGGTGTGCGCAACTGATGAGAGGCGTCGCCGATGAAGCGCTCCTGGTTGGCGCGCACACGGCGCATGCGCGCCAGCAGGTCGTTGAGGGTTTCGCGCAGCTCGGCCAGTTCACGGGGCATTGCCAGGTCCAGTGGCGCCAGGGTGCGTGGGTCACGGGCGCGGATCGCGCGGCGTAAGCGGGTCAGGGGCATCAGTGCCATGCGAATCCCCAGCAGCAGCACACCGATGGCCAGCATGGCCATGGCGACCAGGCGCAGCATGCTGCCCTGGAACAGCGACTGGGTTAATGCCTCGCGCCCCTCGCGGGTATGCGCGACGCGCACCTCGAATGGCTGACGGTCGCGCCAGCCCTCGAGCTGAGAGTGGCGAACGCCCAGGCGCAGGCCCATGTCATGCCACTGAATATCGGCGAAGCGCATGTTGCCGGGGGTGTCGTCGAGTGCCGGCAGCTCGGCATTGCCGCTGATGAAATTACCGTTGGCATCGTAGAGCGCATAAAAGACGCGCTCCTCGACTTGGGATGCCAGCATCTTCAAGGCCGCGGGCGGCAAGTCCATCCACAGTTGCCCTTGTTGGCGTTTGACTTGCTCGGCGATGGAGAGCGAAGCCGCTTCGAGCAGGCGGTCGAACGCGCGATCGGCGGTATCGCGAGACGCCATGTAGGCCTGGGCCAGGACCAGGCTGCCGAGCAGCAACATGGGCACCATCAGCCAGACCAGCAAGCGGCGGTAGAGACTCGGCAAGGTGGCCGGTTCACTCACTCTCGCCCTCCAACGTCTCGCTCTCCAACACGTATCCCAGACCGCGCACGGTGCGCAGCGTGAGCGGTGACTCCGCCAGGCGCCGTCGTAGCCGGTGTATGTAGACCTCGATGGCATTGTCACCCAGCGTTTCCCCGCTGAAGACGTGCGTGAGCAGGTGGCCCTTTTCCACTGGCTCTCCCGCGTGACGCATCAGGTAGGCCAAGAGACGCTGCTCTCGGGGTGGCAAGTCGAGAGGGGTGCCACTGAGCGTGAAGCGTTGCGCCAGGCCATCGAAGTGCAGCGGACCGACGTGTAACTGAGGGCTGTCGTCGTGTTGGCGTCGGCGCAGCAGGGCGCGGACACGGGCTTCCAGTTCGTCCAGGGCGAAAGGCTTGGCCAGATAGTCATCGGCGCCGAGGTCGAGCCCCGTGACGCGGTCTTCGATGGCGCCCCGCGCGGTGAGGATCAGCACCGGCGTATCGCGGTCATGGCGGCGCATGGCGTCGAGAATTTCCAGGCCACCCCGTCCCGGGAGATTGAGGTCGAGCAAGACGAGTGCATAGCCGTGTCCCGGGGTGGCCAGTCGCGCATGGGCACTGTCGCCTTCCTCGAGCGTCTCGATGCGGTAGCCGGCCAGGGCCAGCGCGTCGTGCAGCGTACCGGCGAGCAGGGCGTCGTCCTCGACGAGCAGCAAGGTAGGTGTGATGTCGGGCGTCATAGTGGGTAATCCTGCAGTTCGTGCCGATGCAGCTGCGCCACGGCATCTTGCAACGCGCGACGTGCCTCGCGCGCGGGCAAGCGCCCCTTGGGACCGGAAAGGCTCAACCAGTAAGCGGTGCCGGGCAGCGCCTGACACAGCATGCGCCCACCGGGGATCGTCAAGGAAGGGACGTCGCCTTGTCGCTGCCAGCGTTGGCCAGGGCGCAGCGTGTGACGCAGGTCGGTGTCTGGTAGCGCGCTCAGGCGGCACTCGACGTCGTCCCCGGCGAGCGCCAGCAGTGAGGCGGTTTCGCCGGTTTGCCGACACAAGGCATCGAGCGTAGGCATGACCAGATCGGCGAGCTGACGCGAGGGGGCATGACGCCTGGCCAGGCGAGCCGGCGTCGTGCCCAGGCGATAGCGTCCGCGCCCGTCGCGTTGTATGTAGTCGTAGCGCTCCAGGGACCCGAGCAAGCGCAACAAGGTGCTCTTGTAGAGGGCCGTCGCGTCGGCCAGCTCGGCCAAGGATAGACTGTCGCGCGGTGTGTCGAAGGCTTCCATGACCGTCAGCGCGCGCTCGACGGCTTCCACCCGATCCTGCGCCATGGCGGGACTCTCCAGCGATCCGTGCCGCCTCCATGGCGGCATTCAACTTTAGTCGCGAACGGCGTCATTGGCGTTGACGCTCGTTCTCGACATGCCTAGTTTTCCGCTCAAGGGAACGTTGTTCTGCCTTACAGAACTGTAAGGTAAGTGTCAGGTTGCCCGCAACCCATTTCAATCTCGTGCAAGGGAGATAACAACAATGGCTTTAAAGACGCCACTCAAACTCGTCATGGCCGCTGCGCTGACACTGGGCGCCAGTTCCGCCATGGCTTTCGAGCCGGAAGGTAAGGTCGAGTGCATCGCACCCTCCGATCCCGGCGGCGGCTGGGACTTCACATGCCGTAGCGTGGGTAATGTGATGGAAGAGCTCGACCTGGTGCCGGGTAGCGTGCAGACCCTCAACATGGCTGGCGCTGGCGGCGGTGTCGCTTACGCGCACACGGTCAGCAAGCGTGCCGGCGACGACCAGTTGCTGGTTGCGGCGTCCACGGCGACCACTACACGGTTGGCGCAAGGGCAGTTTCAGGGCCTGGATGCCGACATGGTTAATTGGGTCGGTGCGCTGGGTGCCGACTACGGCGTCATCGCTGTCTCCAAGGATTCGCCCTACCAGAACCTCAACGAGCTGATGGATGCCCTCCAGGAAGACCCGCGCTCGGTGAAGTTCGCCGGTGGTAGCGCCAAGGGTGGCTGGGATCACCTCAAGGTGTTGATCGCGGCGCAGGCGGCGGATGTCGATAATCTGCCCCGGATTCCGTATCTGTCCTACAACAATGGTGGCGAGGCCATGACCCAGGTGGTCGGCGGTCATGTCGATGCCTTCACGGGCGACATCACCGAAGCCCAGGGCTTCATGGAATCCGGTGATTTGCGCGTGTTGGCCGTGCTCTCCGACGAACGCCTGCCCGGTGAATTCAGTGATATTCCCACTGCCAAGGAGCAGGGCATCGACGCCGTGGGGCCCAACTGGCGCGGGTTCTACATGCCGGCGGATGTTTCCGACGAGGCCAAGCAGTACTGGATCGATGCCGTCGATGAGCTCTACGCCAGCGACGAATGGAAGAAGGTCATGAAGAGCAATGGCCTAATGCCGTTCCACGTCAGCGGTGCCGAGTTCGAGGAATTCGTCCATCAGCAGATTAAGGACATCCAGTCGCTCTCCAAGGAAATCGGGCTGATCAAGCAATGACCCAACGCAACGACCGTATTTGCGGTGTGCTGCTGCTCGTCCTGGCCGTCGCGTACGGCTGGGGCGCCACGCAGTTTCCGGAACCGTTCGGTGGGGCCGAGTCGGTCGGCCCCGATACCTTTCCCAAGGTGCTCGCGGTAGTGCTGGCACTGTCCAGTCTCTATCTGATCGTCAAGCCGGATCCGGACAACGCCTGGCCCACGGGCCGTATCGTGCTGGAACTGGTCATCGCCGTGGCCGTGCTGGTCGCCTATACATTGCTGCTCCAGCCGCTCGGCTTCATTCTCGCGACGCTGCTGGCGGTGGGCACGTTGTGCTGGCGCATGGGCGCTCCCCCTATGCGTGCCTATGTTACCGGCGCGATCGCCGGCGTGGTGGTCTATCTGTTGTTCACCTATGCCCTCAATCTGGCCTTGCCATTGGGTGTGCTTAGCGTCCTGGAGGGAAGCTGATGGAAACCCTGGGCTATCTGATCGACGGGTTCGGCGTCGCCTTGGCGCCGCACAACCTGATGTTCGCCTTGA
This region includes:
- a CDS encoding ABC transporter substrate-binding protein, giving the protein MTTLRRLCGLAVIAWAGVTASMASLADPQVLRYPATQDPAQPLEIHGALDSDLMAPLLADFQARHPEIELVYHNLTTLALYRRFMSADATSADVVMSSAMPWQYQLANRGQAQSLDTAEARAWPQASRWRHELFGFTFEPVVIVYRRDALEGVTRPDSHEALLSLLTNERQRLKGRVVTYDPWRSGAGYTYATEDAHMSPRYWELVAALGGVEAALADTTGEMLDGLADGRYAVGYNLLGSYARDFVADHPQLEMVIPSDYALVTQRLVLIPKHAPHPEAAKRFVAYLLSRQGQQAIRDKTPLGAVHTALEGEGTARDLRQTLGDAIHPIAIDPSLLATLDTLKRHSLLERWQREYTRLSDSGP
- a CDS encoding phage holin family protein, whose protein sequence is MADRQGPAERVITSARRLLSNMIATGETRLRLAVLELEAERDRMLSLLLLAGAALITFSFAIGMLLLLLVVLYWEDHRLLAIGVCAIVLFIITACLAYGAKRIAKRRRLMQSTLSHLEQDRQALGGSRESS
- a CDS encoding TlyA family RNA methyltransferase, which translates into the protein MQRLDQLLVAQGWARSRTRAQRLIRHGRVTLVSTDPPRTLTKPGEKVADDSRFQLAEDPEERYVSRAGLKLEAVLDTLELRLEGMTVLDVGQSTGGFTDCALRYGAVCVMGIEVGRDQLDASLREDERVICLEGVNARALPQERLAALAPEGLHVAVMDVSFISQTLILPQLAAVLSPGAHLVSLVKPQFEVGPRKVDAHGIVRDPALYAAVEARIRESCADAGFEIHHWQESPLRGGDGNREFLLHAVKGT
- a CDS encoding IclR family transcriptional regulator, with translation MAQDRVEAVERALTVMEAFDTPRDSLSLAELADATALYKSTLLRLLGSLERYDYIQRDGRGRYRLGTTPARLARRHAPSRQLADLVMPTLDALCRQTGETASLLALAGDDVECRLSALPDTDLRHTLRPGQRWQRQGDVPSLTIPGGRMLCQALPGTAYWLSLSGPKGRLPAREARRALQDAVAQLHRHELQDYPL
- a CDS encoding response regulator transcription factor; its protein translation is MTPDITPTLLLVEDDALLAGTLHDALALAGYRIETLEEGDSAHARLATPGHGYALVLLDLNLPGRGGLEILDAMRRHDRDTPVLILTARGAIEDRVTGLDLGADDYLAKPFALDELEARVRALLRRRQHDDSPQLHVGPLHFDGLAQRFTLSGTPLDLPPREQRLLAYLMRHAGEPVEKGHLLTHVFSGETLGDNAIEVYIHRLRRRLAESPLTLRTVRGLGYVLESETLEGESE
- a CDS encoding DUF883 family protein; translated protein: MTMQPTGGHRESEASTEQLKDDLRHLSQTVEELVKATADDSRGHITEARERAQKHLSETRAKLEARGEKFYESARDQMDCCDRYVRDNPWTSIGIGAGVGVVIGLLIGRR
- a CDS encoding sensor histidine kinase; amino-acid sequence: MSEPATLPSLYRRLLVWLMVPMLLLGSLVLAQAYMASRDTADRAFDRLLEAASLSIAEQVKRQQGQLWMDLPPAALKMLASQVEERVFYALYDANGNFISGNAELPALDDTPGNMRFADIQWHDMGLRLGVRHSQLEGWRDRQPFEVRVAHTREGREALTQSLFQGSMLRLVAMAMLAIGVLLLGIRMALMPLTRLRRAIRARDPRTLAPLDLAMPRELAELRETLNDLLARMRRVRANQERFIGDASHQLRTPLAGLSARAELALRQDDPHAWRDALEVMRGSADKTARLASQLLSLTRLNNPEATPEAVAIDLCDTARQAVRDAWTNCHRDGIDLGAEVPSHPVMQHAVEWQLAEALANLIDNARRYGASRITVRVGEAPTRLEVEDDGPGIPESQRLLVLRPFHRGIEGGQGSGLGLAIVDGIARTHGARLSLVPARPNAEPPGLCVRLHFTEEATS
- the mscK gene encoding mechanosensitive channel MscK is translated as MSCRRWHHFFAWQCWPGRHGRAHAKWRVTHCIACVALCLLWAVGDASAQSALPEHDALTARLDRLQSVEQPDSDQRTAIDDTRATLEALKALDSVDGKLDALDQRAQNAPQESQSLTQQLQRLEESSASPSENELGDLSLDELRERTGDALEELETLQSRLADVNAQLISAQTLPERAQTAIAEARARADTRQSQLAELDDVEESNEAELAKRDRYRVEQALAERRAQWHQSELSHNTRLRELAMQQRDVLEKRIALQESQLSALQSALDRERRTQSEKTIADVGREDAETIAGHPVLTQVQQVNRDLSSELLEVTDRANDLVREGIETRTQLDRVRQVQRTLNEQIDAIRGSLLLSRILREQRESLPEVDALGGLQDDIADLRLRQFDLSQQRNALRRPQQLADESLAEADIDDAPGLREALVKLFESRRELLDQLDEEYGNLLTIAINQQLNQQQLLKISDELRATIEEQLFWVANGRPLDWAWLRQFPRTLWQGMTQGDWRSTLVSAWQRPDGEAFVMVPLLLLSGGLLLWRRRLKTSLLRLHEEIGRLKRDTQMHTPRAIALNALLAAHGPLSLAALGGALNLGGRGFAVVLGDALLQLALAWGVIAWSRRLLVADGVAARHFHWSPQYVQRLRRLLLWLGIALIPVILISNVAPYSDGRLAERPLSLLLLLLGLVTMTAVLVRLILAHVPFFGLKLFRLLLGLALSIVPLILAGLIVMGFEYTALSLVGRFITSIYILGLWILVEAAVVRGLAVAARRLAYRRAVARRRAQAKEDTESGLEVVEEPPLDMEQVNQQSLRLSKLILFLGFTLLLYVVWADLLGVLSYLDNVTVWQIERGQGEAMTTSPITVADVLTALVLVALTLMMARNLPGLLEVMVLSRLSLKQGSAYAISSLLSYTIVGTGVVVSLGTLGVSWDKLQWLVAALGVGLGFGLQEIFANFISGLIILFERPVRIGDTITLGNLHGTVSRIRIRATTVTDFDRKEIIIPNKTFVTDQLINWSLSDNITRVVLTYGVSHGSDLEQVHRLMRQAAEENPRVLREPEPQIFCLEYGATAFSFELRIFVNDLMDRLYASDEINRRLDGLFHEHGIRIAFNQMDVWLHDASGRQAWVSSQPQADAPLGGEVSTPRPARRDGIEDVDVGRSPGGDGTANSDE
- a CDS encoding phospholipase A, which produces MESPRPCLPILVLLTLVLSAPAQAATNLSDSEREAIEARVQSLEAELHELRETLADDATPAEREAQNLETRAVKRRELERESSRNPLAVTTYRRNYLLPWAYNANPDQDRFRQVSDAASADSAEVKYQLSFKVNLVEDLFDDNGDLYFAYTQRSWWQAYNSEASAPFRETNYEPEMFISFDNDMSALGWTNTINRIGFAHQSNGRSDPLSRSWNRVYADMVFQRGEWAVSVAPHWRVPEDEEDDDNPDLQDYIGYGDITMVRAFGDQEISLLMRGNPDQSHYGAQLDYSFPLFGKVRGYVQYYHGYGESLIDYDHINRRLGLGFSINTFLAGIPGLE